The DNA segment ATTTAGTCATTCATGGAAAAAAAAGATTGATTCTAGATGAAGTGTGTTTTTGACGGTTGTGGAAAAAACAGTTTCAAACACGATCTATTGTTACTCTATGATCTATGATATTgaagattaaaaaaagaaaaactatatATACTCACAGATGTTCCAAATGCAAGTGTCTCCTTACGACCATTGATAAGGATTTCGCCAGTTTGATGTGCAGTTGAACTAACTCTGCCTGCAATAAGTAATTAACTCATATTCCTCATTAATTGTATTATTTCCAATTAACTTCAGTACACACATACCAAATGGAAAGAGGGAAGCAAATATCACACCAGCTAAAGAATCAAGAAGAGTAGACTTGCCGCAGCCGGAAGGACCCATAATAGCCAAAACTTCACCAGGCTCAGCATAGCCAGTAAGTCCTCCAAGGATAGTTCGGCGCATATTTTTACCATCAGGAACTGTAACCCGCAAATCCTTCCATGTTATGAAAATACCCTTTGAATGCTTCTTATTATTATCTTCAGCTGATGTTTGGATGTCAATGTTAACAGAATCAGAGGCAGAGCTAAATGGGAACAGCTTGTCCATGTTAGTGTCATCCTCGGAGACTATGCTTTGCAGCTCAGACTCATCAAGTCTTGATGAATTTGAAGTAGGCTGGCTTAGATTCGGTGACCATCTTGGGATGTGAATCTGAGAATCCATTAATGAGCacaatagagagagagagagagagagagagaggtatTTGGAATGATGAAGTGAAGCATGCGAGTAATTGAGGATATTTATAAAGAGAAGGAAGTCGTCGCCAGCAGAAGCTGATGGCTAATATTATATTCTCGGCGGCTCATTTCATTATTATATTCTTTAAGCTTCATTTCTAGGAAACATAACAATCATACAAGTTTATTAACATTCCTAGTACTACTATGTACTGCATAACAGAATCCAACTTCATTATCAAATTgtattaatatggagggttcaCTTGATTTGACCGGAATGATGGGATGAGTTCCTTGATTGACTAGTCAAGAGATTCTCCGGAGAGCTATTACTAAAAATTCAAGAACGAATTTCCTAATCACGAAAAGTGGTACGGTTCCAATGAAAGTGTCTCTTAGCTGGTTTATAAGCTCCAAAATCTAAACATGTGCTCGAGAGATAGCTGTCCATACATTGATAAGGGATGTATGGATTCTCGAGAAGAGATAACTAAAATGGGTTGGAATCCCGGGATGCCTCATCTATGCAGAGTTGGcagtgataaataaataatatttatatacatggtgcaagctatatatatccaaaacaaattataaataaattttggtttattattttttgtggattaaatatataatggataaatagattttagaataacttgaaatacatcaatatattttatatcatgagaTCTTAACTCAAAACAGACAAACGATGAATAAGAAATTAATGCTTAAAGTGAACAACTAGAAATTATTtggaaaatgataaaaagaaattaaacttTTTGATCTCAAattagaaaaaatgaaaaatttaattatagtttataagtaaatggtCTTTGTAAGCCTTTAATCCATTACTAAGGAAAGACCCTCTCACATCACTACAAAAAAATAGACCTTTAGCGACGCAATTTTGTCACTGTAGCAACGGTTTTAACCATCTCTATAATTATTAGCGGCGGTTTTTCAAACCGTCACAAAACCGCCTGCAATATAGGCGTTGCAAATGTTGCAGCGGTTTTGTATGAGCGTCGGGGTAAGGTTTTTGTAGCAACGGAATTTTCCATCGCTAAATGTAGAAAAGGAATCACAAATATGAGCACCTTTAGCGACGTTTTTCTACTGTAGAGGCGGTTAAAACCGCCtctagtgtttttttttttcagattttGTTTATAATATTTGAAACTAATAATAAATACAATTGCTTAATATTATaaacattatttacaattagaAGTTAATCAATAGAAGTTAATCAAAGAATaactaataaaaatacaattacttaatattataaacaataattgaaaatttcaaatatttctTCATAAAATCAAGTTGATTTTCTTACACACATGTCCAAAACAAAAGATACAATATTAACATTAACATAATCCAATAATCCAAGGAACTCTAAAAAGTTAAAATCTTGTCCTAAATTTAAAAGTTCAATCTTGCCCTAAACTTGCCAACACCGTCCAGATGCTTATTCTCCAAGCAGTTGACATGAGCTTTTCCATGAATATAGATCAAAACTGCAAACAGTGAAGCATCAACTTTAACTAATGCACCTGCAAACATCATTTACTTTATTCTCAGTAAACAGTGAATGAATCCAGAAAAAGTTGAACACAAATTATAACagaacaaaattatagcaaAACTGCAATCACACAACAAAATTCATAAACAGACTGTGCTTGAGAATTAATTCTCTCATCTTAGCTCAATCAGGTTCAAGTCTAATGTCAATATCGTGCAGGCTGAAGTGGGATTAGGCAAATATATGATACCATATTAAATTTGGATCTAAAACCacttttaagaaaagaattccACACTTATAACACATTGCAGATGTTAGGATAATTACCTTAAAGTAGGAGTGGAATCAATCATGTACTTTCCCTTAACAGCATATTCCAAATCTAACTCATAAATTTGTTTAGGATCAATAGGAACTTCGAGCCTCCACTTTCTGAAAGCAGCCACAATTccttaacaccgttagtcaaaaGGGATTGATGAGAAAGTACAATTTTAGGAGTTTTTTTAGGAGTTCTTCTAGCCTTTGACGTGTTCATCTTCTTATGTTTACTTGGGTCCTGATATAACAGACAAGGAAATCCATAACATGGAGCTGTTAAAATGAAAGGCTTTGGATACTAGAAATCAGCCCATTTCCATCAGGCTAATTCTGTATGCAGGGTAAGGATCCTAGAATCCATACCTCAAACATGATTCTTGTCTTTCTTCGTTTTGTGATTGTCCTTCCGTCATTAGTTTCAACTTCATATTCACGATGAGTTACCTGGCATAGGGAGTTCAGAGTAAGATATGACTAAAAATAGCAAATAGTTTGCATTAAATATGAAGAAAATATAATTAGACAATGTAATTACCTTCTTGTGATGCTTAGAAATACTCATCACACTTCCTGTGTTAGCGGTATCTACTCGCTTCAGTATTTTTGACACTGGTGTTTGTGCTTGCCTTGGGAAAGGTAAATCCtataaaaagaaacaaaacGGTACAATTGGTAAACTGTGCAAGGGTTCCAATTATTACGGATTGAGGCAAAATTGACTTATTTATTCTGCAACCTTTTCTCTGCTCTCCATTCTTACAATAAGATTGAGAGAGGATCTTGCACAAAAACTAACCCAACTATTTTTCTGGTCAATAAACAGAGGCATATGTTATTAagcaaaaaatttgaaaagcaATAAAATCCTTACCCTGAACATAAATTCTAGTCAGTTCCATGTTGCGCTGAGGGAAGTCGTATCAACAATATTTTCAAACATTGCTGTGTAGAGAAATTGATGTCTTTTGACCACCAAATACTTCTCCACCAAAAAACGTAAATAATTGTATCACATGAGTATCCATATACCAACCTGCAAAATATCACATGAAGTATCAAATCtcagtttattatttttttaaaagtatCACTAGTTTGAAATTTCTAAAGCTAAACTAGTTCCCTAAAGTTTTTGAAGAACAACAGGGAGAGCATTCAATCTTATGATATTTGCCTTGTTTAAAGGAAAAGTAAAGCTAAACAACTAATTTTGGGCCATTGTAAGAGAGCAAGTTGGTAACTGAAACCTCCCCCCCTTCAACCTCAAGTAAATCAACACCATTAACCTAATAACCATAAAGAAACTCATTCTAAAGTATTATAGACAAATATCCTAGAATTTACAAGaataagagtagctcacatacAAAAGAAAATGCAAATGTGAATATATAGATAATGAACAGAAGCAGACATTACAAAATCAATTGAGATATTTGCTTACTTCAATTAAGTGTGTGAAACCTGAATCTTAATTGGTGTTCTGGTCTTCCTTTCCTTAGACAGGTCATCACACTGCATATCAAGAAAATTACTCCATATAAGAATGCTATCAAAAATTTCAAAGCATGCCTTTTCATATAATGCTTACACAGATAAGTAAACAACATAAGATATCATAGTTGTAGTGCTCAAAATGATCATTAACTAAACAATATACTCAAATTTGAAacccaaaaaataattaaaaaatcgCAACTTGTATCGGCGAGATGATACTGAAtaataaaagagaaaattatCCAGCAAGGACGAACCTGAAGCTTGGTGATTCTCTTAGATTTGTAAGGAAAGAGAGGAGGCAGGGGATTCCATTGCCTACGAAGGGAGGGAGAAGACCTGCCGTCTGGAAGAGGCATGAACAACATCAAATCTAGGGTTAAGAAGAACCCTGTTTGCTTGAGAAGAGGGAAAGACGGGGATGAAGAGAGACTGAAGGCGGCAGCGGTCTGCATCTTTAAGATCCAAACACAGATATTACTTTGctgtttgagagagagagagagagagattggaGTTGAAGGTAGCAGCGGTCTGCATCTTCAAGATCCAAACACAAATTGAAGTCCTAGAGCCTACATGAAGATAATTCAAAGACCATATCGCATCAACATCGCGgccattttcacattttttcttcACTCTCCATTGATACCCAGAGAATTTcaggaaaagagagaaaagcagAGAAGGTTAACAAAGAAGGAGAAGATGCTACTAATTCATTTCATGATATTTGCAGTACACCATCGAAGGCTAAATAGCCGTTGTGCTAACAGAAAGCACAGACACGTGTACATCTTTCTCTTTCCTCTAACTAATTGCAAACAGACAAAAATAAGCAAAACGATACAGCCAAAACATGAAACGCAGGAAAACTAAAAGTGCAACAGAAATTCATATATCATTCCACTCTCCTTAGGGCCCTGCCTCAATGTCAAACCCAGGGAAACGTTTCTTGATATCAAAAGCAAACTCCCAAGTTGCATCTTCAGGGTTCCTCCTCTCCATTGTATCAGCAACTTAGTAGCAGCCTGATTGCCTCTCTTAACCATCTTCCTTTCGAGTATTGAATGTGGTGCAGGCAGGGAAATCTCTGTATCTGGTAAGGGAACATGTGCTACTTGCTGATCAACAACCCTTTTCCGGAGCTGTGACACATGAAAGACTGGATGAATAGAAGAATCCGCTAGTAGATTGAGCTTGTATGCTACTTGGCCAATCTTATCAATGACTTGATAGGGACCATAATACAGTGGTGAAAGTTTGTAGTTAGAACGTTGCTCTACGCTTTGTTGCTTGTAGGGCCGCAATTTGACAAACACCATATCTCCAATCTCAAAAGTCCTCTCAGTCCTGTGTTCATTAGCTTGTTGCTTCATTCTGTGTTGTGCTCTCTATAACTGTTGTTTCATGATCACAAGTGCTAGCTCCCTGTCTCTAAGCATTTGGTCTACTGACTCGATATTGGAATCTCCAGGAAAGTAGGGAATGTGTAGAGGTGGTGGAATACCATATACAATCTCAAAGGGAGTCATGTTTGTTGAAGTATGGTAGTTGGTGTTATACCACCATTCAGCCAAGGATAACCATCCTTCCCATTGTCTAGGATTAGTATGTGTCATGCATCTGAGGTAGGTCTCCAGACACCTATTCACTACCTCAGTCTGCCCATCAGTTTGAGGGTGGTAAGATGTAGATTTCAACAGCTCTACCCCTTGTAGTTTGAACAATTCAGTCAAAAAATGGCTGAGAAAAACAGGGTCCCTGTCGCTCACTATGGATGCAGGCAATCCATGTAGCTTgaatatattatttagaaacAACTGAGCCACAGACTTAGCAGTATAAGGATGAGATAAGCTCAAAAAGTGAGCATACTTACTGAGTCTGTCCACTACCACCAAAATCACCTCCTTGCCATTAGACTTGGGTAAGCCTTCTATGAAATCCATACTGATTTCAGTCCAAATGCTGTTGGGAATTGGCAGCGGTTGCAGCAGTCCTGGATAGCTAACATTTTCATACTTACAGGTTTGGCAAACAACACAATTTCTAATGTAGTTTCTGATGTCCCTGTCCATGCCCTTCCAGTAGAAAAGGAACTGCAGTCTCTTAGAAGTTGCCTGAACCCCAGAATGCCCTCCTAATGCAGAGTCATGCATTAATTGTAATAGTTTGAGCTTAAGGGCCTTGTCATCCCCAATCACTAGTCTCCCTTTCCTTCTCAATAAGGAACCATTCCAAGAGTAGGGATTGTCCCCTTTTTGACTATCACTCTGCAGCCCTTTAATGATCTCTTGCACTTTGACATCTGAAACCCAACTAGCCTCAATCTCTGGTAACAGACTCCCCATAGAAGTCGAAACTGTTAAAGCAGCAAACTCAGCAGCAGGTAGCCTGGATAAGGCGTCTGCAGCTATATTTTCCTTTCCCTTTTTGTATGTGATCTCAAAATCATACCCAAATAGCTTAGCTATGTATTTCTGTTGGTGGGATGTAGTAATTCTCTGTTCTAATAGAAACTTGAGGCTTCTATGATCAGTTTTAATCAGAAATTTCCTATGAGCCACATAGTGATCCCACTTCCTCACCGCATAAACTACTGCTAAAAGCTCCTTTTCATAGACTGATAAAGCTTGATGCTTCATAGCTAATGCTTTGCTGATGTAAGCTATAGGGTGACTCTCTTGCATCAATACTGCCCCAATTCCCACATCACAGGCATCTGTTTCTATTATGAATTGTTTATCAGGATAAGGTAAGGCCAAAACAGGAGCAGAGGTAAGGGCTTCTTTGAGTGTCATGAAAGCTTCAGTAGCTTGTTCCCCCCAATGGAACCCATCCTTCTTCAATAAATCTGTGAGAGGCTTACTAATTACTCCATACTTTCGAATAAACCTCCTATAGTATCCAGCTAGCCCCAAGAACCCCCTTAACTGCTTAATATTGGTTGGTAAGGGCCAGTTTTCCACAGCTTCAATCTTCCTAGGGTCAGTTGATACCCCCCCTTTATGTATTACATGTCCAAGATACTCAACAGAATCAGTCCCAAATGAGCATTTACTCTTCTTAGCTAGCAATTGGTGGGTTTGTAGCTTAAGGAAAACAGATTTAAGGTGGTGAACATGAGTGTCCATATCAGGGCTGTATACtagaatatcatcaaagaaGACAAGGATGAACTTCCTAAGGAAAGGCTTAAATATCTCATTCATTAAACTTTGGAATGTTGAGGGGGCATTTGTCAAGCCAAAGGGCATCACCACAAACTCATAATGGCCCTCATGAGTCCTAAATGCAGTTTTATGAATGTCTGCAGGATTCATCCTTATTTGGTAATAGCCAGAGGTCAAATCTATCTTAGTAAATACAGCTGCTGCATGTAATTCATCAAAGAGTTCCTCAATCACAGGTATTGGAAACCTATCCTTAACCGTTTTCCTATTAAGCTCCCTATAGTCTATGCACATCCTCCACGTATTATCTTTCTTTTTTACTAACACTACAGGGGAAGAATAGGGACTGACACTGTGTTGTATAGTGCCCTTATCAAGCAATTCCAGTACCATCTGTTCTACCACGTCTTTTTGCAGAAAGGAATGCTTATAGGGACGAAGGTTAACAGGGGTGGCTCCTTGAATAAGTGGTATTTTATGGTCATGGCTTCTTTGAGGAGGTAAGGAAGTGATCTTATCAAAGAGGGAATTGAATTCAGTGAGCAAGGGTATTAATGCTTCAGGGATATCTAGGATATGGGCAGTGTCGTCTGTTTGTTGTATTTGGGCTAGGAAAGCTGTATGGCCATGATTCAACATCCTTAGCATATTGCTTTCGGATATAAACTTGACTGAAGTACTAGTCAAGCCCTGCAAAGTATTCTTAGTATCATTCATATCAAATGTCATGGATAGTTTTTGAAAATTCCAGACAATATCCCCTAGAGTTACTAGCCATTGCACTCCCAAAACTACTTCACATCCCCCTAAAGTCATGACTAGAAAGTCTGCTCGATATTCTTGACCTTGCATTATCCATCGAAAGTTTTCACATATATAACAACTCATAATTTCCTGACCATTAGCTACTGTAATCTTCACAGGCtcaatcattttcaaaacacaaCCCAATCCCTTAGCCAAAGTAAGATCTAGGAAATTAAAAGTGCTACCTGAATCAATCAGAATATGTAAGGCTTTCTTTTTGTAGGTGCCCTTAAGCCTCATAGTCCTTGGAGCTGACTTGAGCATACTTCCCATAGCACATAGTGAGATAGTTGGCACTTCAGTATACCCTGCATCTACCTCTTCCACTTCTTCGGAAAACTCCTCTGCTGGACATTCCTGGACCATTATCATGTGCATATACTTTTTCTTGCACTGATGGCCAGGCACAAATTTATCATCACACCAGAAGCAAAGGTTCTTAGCCCTTTTGTCTGCTATTTCTGCTTCTGTCAGTCTACGGGCttttggtggtggtggtggtgtttTTGGGGTTTGGTAAGTTGTGGGCTTGTTTTGAGGGTAGATAGAATTTGTGAGCAACTTTTGGATAGGAGGAGTAGGTAATAAGGGTGGTCTGTGTGTTTGTCCTGGTGGTATTATAGTGTTAGGGAAAGTGATAGTTGGAGTAGATTTATTCTGCACAGATCTACCTGGTTTAGTTGCATTTAAATAGGAATCCTGCATCCTTGCTAAAGCATAAGCTTGTTGTAGAGTTTTTGGACCCAACATTTGCAATGGATACCCCAATTCATCTTTTAATCCACTCAAAAAACAACTTAGGATATTTTCTTCAGTCAAAGTTACCTTGTGTGAGCATATATCGAATGCTTCGATGTAATCCAACAATGATCCAGTATGCATCAGACGCTTAAGATCCGCCATTGGATCTTCATAAATCCATTCTCCAAACCGATTAGTAGCTGCTATTACATACTTTTCCCATGGAGGTTCCTCTATGCGCCCCCTGTTCTTCAGATAGGACTGATGCCATTCTAGAGCTCTCCTTGACAAGTGAAGAGAAGCTAGCTTAACTCTGGTGTTGATCGGGGTTAGATCGATCTGGAAGAAACGTCCACATCGGAACAACCAACCATCCAAGTCGGTACCGTCGAACCTGGGGAACTCTACTTTTGTAAATCGGGTGGATAAATGATAAGGGTTGTTTTCTGGGCCTGTGGTATTGAGGTTTACATTGGTATGGATATGTGGGTTAGAAGTGGAAGAAGAGTTGTCTCTGTGCATATCGGAAAAAAAATTCTTGAGCTCTGCAACAATGGAGCCCTGCTGTTTAGCTATTAGGTCTGTGAGTGTCTGCTCTTGTTTCTTGTTATTTTCTGTCATCATACTTTTCACCATCGTTTTAATGCTTTCTTCCATTTTTTTAAGCTCTTGAGCTCTGGTTTCAGTCATTTTTGGAGGTTTGGATATTGCGGGATTGAAATCACAAGGGAGTAaagaagctctgataccaaatgataccCAGAGAATTTcaggaaaagagagaaaagcagAGAAGGTTAACAAAGAATGAGAAAATGCTACTAATTCATTTCATGATATTTGCAGTACACCATCGAAGGCTAAATAGCCGTTGTGCTAACAGAAAGCACAGACACGTGTACATCTTTCTCTTTCCTCTAACTAATTACAAACATACAAAAATAAGCAAAACGATACAACCAAAACATGAAACGCATGAAAACTAAAAGTGCAACAGAAATTCATAATACCACAGGCCCAGAAAACAACCCTTATCATTTATCCACCCGATTTACAAAAGTAGAGTTCCCCAGGTTTGACGGTATCGACTTGGATGGTTGGTTGTTCCGATGTGAACGTTTCTTCCAGATCGATCTAACCCCGATCAACACCAGAGTTAAGCTAGCTTCTCTTCACTTGTCAGGGAGAGCTCTGGAATGGCATCAGTCCTATCTGAAGAACAGGGGGCGCATAGAGGAACCTCCATGGGAAGAGTATGTAATAGCAGCTACTAATCGGTTTGGAGAACGGATTTATGAAGATCCAATAGCGGATCTTAAGCGTCTGATGCAGACTGGATCATTGCTGGATTACATCGAAACGACAAGGCAGAGAGTGGCCAGATTTGAGAGAACGGTAAGATAGAGAGACGTCTGAGTTGAAAAATGAGAAGGACGAAGGAGAGTTGAGAGAAGAGGGTCGAATTGAATCTGGGAGAACAATCTGGTACGGGTTAGGGTTAGGTTAGGGTTAGGCTTGGTGGATGGACTTTAAGTGGGCTAGTTTGACAGCCCAACttgaaaataatattgataaaaaagtCCAATAGCTATTTGTAGGTACATATAAATAAAGTGTCTCTAAAATAGTGTTGGTAAACACCTCTTTTTTTGTAGTGCATATAGGGATGTAATCGAAGGAACATCGGATTAAAGACATACCCAAATGACGTGAGCGCGCGAATACGGATCCGATCTAAGTTTTATAACATTGGGTAATATCAaattagaaagaaaaagagatggactttaatattttattgcaATTACCAAATCGTAAAGTTAgatataaattattaaatattatatgccTAAGAATCTATTCTCTCAAATCTCATCTCACTCCTAATTTTAATCTAGTTACCAGTGTTGTAAAAACTGTATATTAACTATCAGTTCAGTTAGTTTATTATACCATAAATTCTTAGATTAAGTGGACGATAGTTCGAATCACTAATTATTTAGtgaaattaaaaacacatgttAAGATGCTTCAAAATTAAGAGGGCATTTACATGCGGATGTGTGTGAGATATTCAGTAAAAACTATTATTTGAGGCCAATGGTTTGAAAGTCTATAACaataacactttttttttttttacaatttcacTAAGATATTTTTGGGACTTACTATCATTTCTATTAGTTTAATTGGTCCTTTAACATTATATCATAAATTCTTAGATTAAGTAGTCGAAGGTGACAACTCTACCtagtaaaattaaaaaaacatgatAACATATTAGTATTATACATACTTcaaaaataaaggaatttataCGGGGAGTTGGTGAAAGGTCTACATCAATAACACATTTTATTTTCAATCACCACTTCTTAGCAGCAATAACACAATAAGAGAtcttcaaaatttatttcacaactTCTATCTTGATAATATTTGTTTCACCCACAATTACATTGGGCTAATTGACCGGGGATAAACGTTGGTAAGGACCCGGAGAAGAGAAGATAAGTAAGAGCCCAAAATAAGTGCCTAACAAGATCAAGTAGCGGACTTTCGGAACTTGCTGAGAACGTGGGCAGTCTGCACGCAGGTAGTGGGGAACGACAATTATTGGTTCAATTGTAGAAGTATTAAAGGGAGGAAATCGAAAAGGAGAGGGATCCAACTCAACTCAATCaataaaatcaaatcaaaattaaaccCAATTCAAATGGAattcaaacaattcttcaaTTATGGGCTTTAACTAAATCTGCAGCATTAGTTTATTCAATTTGATCAACTTTCAACTTGTAAGTTCTAACTATAGTCTCCCAACGATTCCAACACTCAATCTTATTCAATTTAATGCAAGCAATTCTACTTTTATTCATTTCTCCAGAATTATTTCAGTGTAGTCATAATCAATCTTCTAGATTCCGTTACGAGCTCTAGGCTCTTTTATGTCCCTTAAGTCTTTTACTATTTCAttttggggtaaatttcattaatggtgtacaacatttacctcatttcacactttggtgtacaaccttcattttgtcacactaatatatacgaccttataggtgacctcacATTATAGTGTATggccggtaaaaatgaccggtcaacccaaagtcaatgcgccacctcatcattttttattttacccaTTTATTAAAGAGGACCCACATATGgtacaattactaaaataccctatTCCTAAATGAAAAAAGATATATACTatctgatgcggacatcctaactaagatcactgatcacaggcgctctggcggatccccaagacatcAGGCTCACGaaggttgtacctaggagggcggatccccaggacaagCCAGCGGGGCGAATCTAGGAGTAcgcaaggaggcgtatcaacatctaccctgggcggatctctcgGACTACTtgctcccgaagtaattcaccaacaaccctgacaatccgtacatgTACCATTGTAccgattgtcg comes from the Euphorbia lathyris chromosome 5, ddEupLath1.1, whole genome shotgun sequence genome and includes:
- the LOC136228832 gene encoding synaptonemal complex protein 1-like isoform X2; translated protein: MFRDLPFPRQAQTPVSKILKRVDTANTGSVMSISKHHKKVTHREYEVETNDGRTITKRRKTRIMFEKVEARSSY
- the LOC136228832 gene encoding synaptonemal complex protein 1-like isoform X1, whose product is MFRDLPFPRQAQTPVSKILKRVDTANTGSVMSISKHHKKVTHREYEVETNDGRTITKRRKTRIMFEDPSKHKKMNTSKARRTPKKTPKIVLSHQSLLTNGVKELWLLSESGGSKFLLILNKFMS